In Penaeus chinensis breed Huanghai No. 1 chromosome 40, ASM1920278v2, whole genome shotgun sequence, one genomic interval encodes:
- the LOC125047128 gene encoding chromosome alignment-maintaining phosphoprotein 1-like — protein MINKNSNLVQIAFSGSFVLVVALKNSTLIKTGQHKKQKIQEKGRQSIVTYSSSNKLVKKTLLLVLTRSSECSAIVFAFQILRFYIKSKWTQDELVDGFASPETIVGASFVSPHGSLNHDSSTPVVSPDPHSSALVVSPNPDSSTSVVSPDPHSSALVVSPNTDSTNSRLSPNSALVVSPNPESTNSRLSPNSESISSLVSSGSDSSSPVVSPDPDSGSPVVSLGPESASLVVNPDFDSGNPVVTSDSDSCSPVASLDPESTNPLVSPDPDKGSPVVSPGPDFASLVVNPDFDSGNPVVTPDSDSCSPVASLEPESTNPLVNLDPDSGDHDTDSRDVCIKKEALLIPKAEIYLVKIPCLPFYCYRYIYK, from the exons ATGATAAACAAAAACTCAAACTTGGTGCAGATCGCCTTCTCTGGCAGTTTCGTGTTAGTTGTGGCACT AAAGAACAGCACACTGATAAAGACGGGGCAGCATAAGAAACAAAAGATTcaggagaaaggcagacagagtaTTGTTACTTACTCCTCATCTAACAAGTTAGTCAAGAAGACTCTCCTGCTGGTCCTGACAAGGAGTTCCGAATGCAGC GCAATTGTATTTGCTTTCCAAATCTTACGCTTCTATATCAAATCTAAGTGGACTCAGGATGAACTGGTGGATGGTTTTGCTAGTCCAGAAACTATTGTTGGGGCTTCCTTTGTTAGTCCTCACGGCAGTCTGAACCATGACTCTAGTACTC CTGTAGTCAGTCCGGATCCTCACTCTAGCGCTCTTGTAGTTAGTCCGAACCCTGACTCTAGTACTTCTGTAGTCAGTCCGGATCCTCACTCTAGCGCTCTTGTAGTTAGTCCGAACACTGACTCAACCAATTCTCGTCTCAGTCCTAACTCTGCTCTTGTAGTTAGTCCGAACCCTGAGTCTACCAATTCTCGACTCAGTCCTAACTCTGAGTCTATTAGTTCCCTAGTCAGTTCGGGATCTGACTCCAGTAGTCCTGTTGTCAGTCCAGATCCTGACTCTGGTAGTCCTGTTGTCAGTCTGGGCCCTGAGTCTGCTAGTCTTGTTGTCAATCCCGACTTTGACTCTGGTAATCCTGTTGTCACTTCAGACTCTGACTCTTGTAGTCCTGTTGCCAGTCTGGACCCTGAATCTACTAATCCTCTGGTCAGTCCAGACCCTGACAAAGGTAGTCCTGTTGTCAGTCCGGGCCCTGACTTTGCTAGTCTTGTTGTCAATCCAGACTTTGACTCTGGTAATCCTGTTGTCACTCCAGACTCTGATTCCTGTAGTCCTGTTGCCAGTCTGGAACCTGAATCTACTAATCCTCTGGTCAATCTGGACCCTGACTCTGGTGATCATGATACTGATTCTCGTGATGTTTGTATCAAAAAGGAAGCATTGCTGATTCCCAAAGCGGAAATATACTTGGTTAAAATCCCGTGCCTACCTTTTTACTGCTATAGATACATTTACAAATAA